The Shewanella sp. MTB7 genome includes a window with the following:
- the xseA gene encoding exodeoxyribonuclease VII large subunit, which translates to MNKPKNNVYTVSRLNGEVRQLLEGELGKVWLNAEISNFAAPGSGHWYLTLKDHFAQIRCAMFKGKNRSVTFKPINGQQVLVKGAISVYEPRGDYQLILESMMPAGDGMLAQQYEALKMKLAAEGLFATDTKRPMPTNISKIGVITSATGAALRDVLNVLARRDPSIEVVVYPTQVQGEPAAKLICRAIELANARQEVDVLLLSRGGGSLEDLWCFNSEDLAHAIYNSALPIVSAVGHEVDTTISDYVADVRAPTPSAGAELLSKDADDKAHKLAAGLSRLKQSWQHYQLKTIQRTSNLENRLHRHDPKRTLEQFEQRFDEMQLRLNAALNTRLHTLAIKQQNLHHRLSQQSPEHRLTLESKRLDYLTTRLNDGMKDKLHDVEMRLKNSAHQLQTVSPLATLSRGYSITQDESGKVLLDAADIKTGDLLTTRLLDGELRSKVI; encoded by the coding sequence ATGAATAAGCCAAAAAATAATGTTTACACCGTCTCCCGTCTCAATGGCGAGGTTCGCCAACTTCTCGAAGGAGAATTGGGTAAAGTTTGGCTAAATGCAGAGATATCGAACTTTGCAGCCCCCGGTTCAGGCCATTGGTACTTAACACTCAAAGACCATTTCGCGCAAATTCGCTGCGCCATGTTCAAAGGCAAGAATCGCTCTGTCACCTTTAAGCCCATCAACGGCCAACAAGTATTGGTAAAAGGGGCGATCAGTGTTTATGAGCCAAGAGGCGATTATCAACTTATTCTCGAATCTATGATGCCAGCCGGGGATGGCATGCTAGCCCAGCAGTATGAAGCCTTAAAGATGAAGCTCGCAGCGGAAGGCCTGTTTGCCACCGACACCAAACGTCCAATGCCGACTAATATCAGTAAAATTGGCGTGATCACCTCAGCCACTGGAGCAGCACTCCGAGATGTACTCAATGTATTAGCCAGACGCGATCCCTCCATCGAAGTGGTGGTTTATCCTACCCAAGTTCAGGGCGAGCCCGCAGCAAAACTAATCTGCCGCGCCATCGAGCTTGCTAATGCCAGACAAGAAGTCGATGTGTTACTGCTCAGCCGTGGTGGTGGTTCTCTTGAAGATCTCTGGTGTTTTAATAGCGAAGATCTCGCCCACGCCATCTACAACAGTGCCCTACCCATCGTATCAGCCGTTGGTCATGAAGTGGATACCACCATCAGCGACTATGTCGCCGATGTAAGGGCACCCACTCCTTCAGCAGGCGCAGAGCTGCTTTCAAAAGATGCCGACGACAAAGCACACAAGCTGGCAGCGGGTTTATCTCGATTAAAGCAAAGTTGGCAGCACTATCAGCTGAAAACTATTCAAAGAACCAGCAATCTTGAAAACCGTCTCCACCGACACGATCCTAAGCGCACACTGGAGCAGTTCGAACAAAGGTTTGATGAGATGCAGTTACGCCTTAACGCTGCACTCAACACTCGATTACATACCTTAGCCATCAAGCAGCAAAACTTGCACCACAGACTGAGCCAACAATCTCCCGAGCACAGGTTAACCCTTGAATCCAAGCGCCTCGATTATTTAACAACACGATTAAACGATGGCATGAAAGACAAGTTGCATGATGTCGAAATGAGATTAAAAAACAGCGCCCATCAACTGCAAACGGTCAGCCCGCTTGCCACACTAAGCCGCGGTTACAGCATCACACAAGACGAGTCAGGTAAAGTGTTACTGGATGCTGCAGATATCAAAACAGGCGATCTGCTCACCACAAGATTGCTCGATGGTGAGCTACGCTCAAAAGTTATTTAG
- the guaB gene encoding IMP dehydrogenase: protein MLRLKKEALTFDDVLLVPAHSTVLPNTAILKTRLTNTIELNTPIVSAAMDTVTEARLAIAIAQEGGLGFIHKNMTIEQQAEEVRKVKIYEAGIVQQPVTVTPTTTLEQLKVLTEKNGFAGYPVVNDAHELVGIITGRDVRFITDWTRTVDQVMTPKDRLVTVLEGTKLDEVQTLMHSHRVEKVLVVDTNFKLKGLITVKDFQKAERKPNACKDELGRLRVGAAVGAGPGNEARVDALVAAGVDILLIDSSHGHSEGVLQRIRDTRAKYPDLQIVGGNVATAEGALALVEAGVNAVKVGIGPGSICTTRIVTGVGVPQITAVSDAAEAIKHLNIPVIADGGIRFSGDLAKALAAGASCIMAGSMFAGTDEAPGETELYNGRAYKSYRGMGSLGAMTQTQGSSDRYFQSDNAADKLVPEGIEGRVAYKGKLKEIIHQHMGGLRSCMGLTGCATIKELNEKAEFVKITSAGMGESHVHDVVISKEAPNYSFGS, encoded by the coding sequence ATGTTAAGATTAAAAAAAGAAGCACTTACTTTTGATGATGTGTTGCTGGTTCCAGCTCACTCTACCGTTCTCCCTAATACTGCCATTCTCAAGACTCGTCTGACTAATACGATAGAACTGAACACACCTATAGTGTCTGCAGCCATGGATACTGTGACTGAAGCTCGCTTAGCGATCGCGATCGCTCAGGAAGGTGGACTCGGTTTTATTCATAAGAATATGACCATTGAGCAACAGGCCGAAGAAGTTCGTAAGGTTAAAATTTACGAAGCGGGTATTGTTCAACAACCTGTCACTGTGACGCCGACCACTACACTCGAGCAACTTAAAGTACTGACTGAGAAAAACGGTTTTGCTGGTTACCCAGTCGTGAATGACGCACATGAACTTGTGGGTATCATAACTGGTCGTGATGTGCGTTTTATCACTGATTGGACTCGTACCGTTGATCAAGTGATGACGCCTAAAGATCGCCTTGTGACGGTACTTGAAGGTACTAAGTTAGATGAAGTTCAAACGCTTATGCATTCTCATCGTGTTGAGAAGGTGTTAGTGGTTGATACTAATTTTAAGCTTAAAGGCCTTATTACAGTGAAGGATTTCCAAAAAGCTGAGCGTAAGCCTAATGCATGTAAGGATGAGTTAGGTCGTCTGCGTGTTGGTGCCGCCGTTGGCGCTGGTCCTGGTAATGAAGCGCGTGTGGATGCTTTAGTTGCTGCAGGTGTTGATATTTTACTTATTGACTCTTCACATGGTCATTCTGAAGGCGTATTACAGCGTATTCGTGACACTCGAGCCAAATACCCCGATCTTCAAATTGTGGGTGGCAATGTGGCAACCGCTGAAGGTGCATTGGCGTTAGTAGAAGCGGGTGTTAATGCCGTTAAAGTCGGTATTGGTCCTGGTTCTATTTGTACTACTCGTATTGTTACGGGTGTCGGTGTGCCACAGATAACAGCCGTTTCAGATGCAGCTGAAGCAATTAAACATCTTAATATTCCTGTTATCGCCGATGGTGGTATTCGTTTCTCTGGTGATTTAGCTAAAGCCTTAGCCGCTGGTGCATCATGCATCATGGCCGGTTCTATGTTTGCTGGAACGGATGAAGCGCCTGGTGAAACAGAGCTTTATAATGGTCGTGCTTATAAGTCTTACCGCGGTATGGGCTCATTGGGTGCAATGACGCAGACTCAAGGTTCTTCAGATCGTTACTTCCAAAGTGACAATGCTGCTGACAAACTTGTGCCTGAAGGTATTGAAGGTCGTGTTGCTTACAAAGGCAAGCTGAAAGAGATTATCCATCAACATATGGGCGGTTTACGTTCATGCATGGGTCTTACCGGTTGTGCAACCATTAAAGAGCTTAATGAAAAAGCAGAATTTGTAAAAATCACGTCTGCAGGCATGGGCGAATCTCATGTCCACGATGTGGTGATTAGCAAAGAAGCACCGAACTATAGCTTTGGTTCATAA
- the guaA gene encoding glutamine-hydrolyzing GMP synthase: MSNIHEHKILILDFGSQYTQLIARRIREIGVYCELWAWDVSEAQIKEFAPNGIILAGGPESVTAADSPRASEYVFNAGIPVLGICYGMQTMSEQLGGKVIQGVGEGEFGYAQVELQTSSELFKSIEDAISDSGKPLLDVWMSHGDKVSEIPEGFVTVATTATCPYAAMANEDKKFYGVQFHPEVTHTRQGMRMLEHFALDICQCEANWKPSSIIEDAIEKLKLQIGDDEVILGLSGGVDSSVVAMLLHRAIGDKLTCVFVDNGLLRLNEAEQVMDMFGDHFGLKIVHVDAENRFLDAMQGEAEPEAKRKIIGRVFVEIFDEESKKCANAKWLAQGTIYPDVIESAGSATGKAHCIKSHHNVGGLPDDMEMGLVEPLRELFKDEVRKIGLELGLPYDMLYRHPFPGPGLGVRVLGEVKKEYCDLLRLADAIFIEELHKADLYNKVSQAFTVFLPVRSVGVMGDGRKYDWVVSLRAVETIDFMTAHWAHLPYDFLGRVSNRIINEVDGISRVVYDISGKPPATIEWE; encoded by the coding sequence ATGAGCAATATTCATGAGCATAAGATCCTAATCTTAGATTTTGGTTCTCAGTACACTCAATTGATCGCACGTCGTATTCGTGAAATTGGTGTTTACTGTGAACTTTGGGCTTGGGACGTTTCTGAAGCACAAATTAAAGAGTTCGCGCCAAATGGCATCATCTTAGCCGGTGGTCCTGAAAGTGTAACTGCAGCAGACTCTCCACGTGCATCAGAGTATGTTTTCAATGCGGGTATCCCAGTTCTTGGGATCTGTTACGGCATGCAAACCATGTCTGAACAGCTTGGTGGTAAGGTTATCCAAGGCGTAGGTGAAGGTGAATTTGGTTATGCACAGGTTGAACTTCAGACTTCGTCTGAACTGTTCAAAAGTATCGAAGATGCAATCAGTGATTCAGGTAAGCCGCTGTTAGATGTGTGGATGAGCCACGGTGATAAAGTCTCTGAGATCCCTGAAGGTTTCGTGACTGTTGCGACCACTGCAACTTGCCCTTATGCAGCAATGGCCAACGAAGATAAAAAATTCTACGGCGTACAGTTCCACCCAGAAGTGACGCATACTCGTCAGGGTATGCGTATGCTTGAGCATTTTGCATTGGACATTTGTCAGTGTGAAGCGAACTGGAAACCGTCATCAATTATCGAAGATGCAATCGAGAAGCTGAAGCTACAGATTGGTGACGATGAAGTGATTTTGGGCTTATCTGGTGGTGTAGATTCATCCGTTGTGGCTATGTTGCTTCACCGTGCTATCGGTGACAAGTTGACCTGCGTATTTGTTGACAATGGTTTGCTTCGTCTCAATGAAGCTGAGCAAGTGATGGATATGTTTGGCGATCACTTCGGACTTAAGATTGTCCATGTTGACGCTGAAAACCGTTTCTTAGATGCGATGCAAGGTGAAGCTGAGCCTGAAGCTAAGCGTAAAATCATCGGTCGTGTTTTTGTCGAGATTTTCGATGAAGAATCTAAGAAATGTGCCAATGCTAAATGGCTTGCTCAAGGCACTATCTACCCAGATGTGATTGAGTCAGCTGGCAGCGCAACCGGTAAAGCACACTGCATTAAGTCACACCATAACGTCGGCGGATTGCCAGATGATATGGAGATGGGGTTAGTTGAGCCATTGCGTGAATTGTTTAAAGATGAAGTGCGCAAGATTGGTCTAGAGCTAGGTCTGCCATATGACATGCTTTACCGTCATCCATTCCCTGGACCGGGTCTAGGTGTGCGTGTATTAGGTGAAGTGAAGAAAGAGTATTGCGATCTACTTCGTCTTGCCGATGCTATCTTTATCGAAGAACTGCACAAAGCCGATCTTTACAATAAAGTCAGCCAAGCATTTACTGTGTTCCTACCTGTACGCTCAGTTGGCGTGATGGGTGATGGCCGTAAATATGATTGGGTTGTTTCACTGCGCGCAGTTGAGACCATTGACTTTATGACAGCCCATTGGGCACATCTTCCTTATGATTTCCTCGGTCGTGTATCGAACCGTATTATCAATGAAGTCGATGGGATCTCTCGCGTTGTCTATGATATTTCAGGTAAGCCACCTGCGACTATCGAGTGGGAATAA
- the tadA gene encoding tRNA adenosine(34) deaminase TadA — translation MSQTERDIHYMKMAMDMAVKAEEKGEVPVGAILVKDDEVISAGFNFCIGLHDPSAHAEMQCLRQAGKVIENYRLLDTTLYVTLEPCAMCAGAMVHSRVSRLVFGANDAKTGAAGTVIDLVRHPVFNHQLEVTSGVLAEECAEQLSQFFRRRRKEKKALKQHEKGNTSNNEAK, via the coding sequence TTGTCACAAACAGAACGCGATATTCATTATATGAAAATGGCAATGGATATGGCCGTAAAAGCCGAAGAGAAAGGTGAGGTTCCCGTTGGTGCCATATTGGTTAAAGATGACGAGGTAATAAGCGCAGGATTTAATTTTTGTATTGGCTTACATGACCCATCAGCCCATGCCGAGATGCAGTGTTTGCGTCAGGCGGGTAAAGTGATAGAAAATTATCGTCTGTTAGATACCACTTTATATGTCACGCTAGAGCCCTGTGCTATGTGCGCTGGTGCTATGGTTCATTCTCGCGTGTCCCGTTTAGTCTTTGGTGCTAATGATGCTAAAACCGGTGCTGCGGGTACAGTGATCGATCTGGTGCGGCATCCGGTCTTTAATCACCAACTTGAGGTCACATCAGGCGTGTTGGCTGAAGAGTGTGCTGAACAGTTGAGTCAGTTTTTTAGACGTCGTCGAAAAGAGAAAAAAGCGCTTAAGCAACATGAAAAAGGTAACACTTCGAATAATGAAGCCAAGTGA
- the mltF gene encoding membrane-bound lytic murein transglycosylase MltF gives MNRILLILLTLTLLAGCQRVTVEETKLTPKVIEKTVLNVGTLYGSQVYVTTGQGEAGFDYEMASRFADYLDLNLAMKPYSNIKDLYLALGKGEIDFIAAGLADTPTRREKFRLGPPLYRVNQVLVYKQGSPQPKDISQLEDDITVITDSSFVETLSQLQKMYPELVWEQEKDKDSEELLAMIARGEITYTIADSTTFEISRRYMPELRAGLTLKEKQAIVWLLPAQNSDKLMSELLNFWHQEKLNGTLAHLDEKYFAHVKRFDYVDTRAFLRAIDNKLPRYKERFQHYAGDLDWRKLAATAYQESHWNPNARSPTGVRGLMMLTLPTAKQMGIENRLDAEQSIKGGAKYLINILNRLPESIPDNERMWFALASYNIGYGHVEDARKLAESMGLNPSAWRDLKEVLPLLQKRKYYKQTRYGYARGNEAVHYVDNIRRYYDTLVWIDNQNKIMEDEQALREESQLAEQLGQEVNELSGAQPQ, from the coding sequence ATGAATAGAATTTTGCTTATTTTACTGACTCTAACACTACTGGCTGGCTGCCAGAGAGTCACAGTGGAAGAAACAAAGTTAACCCCAAAAGTGATTGAGAAAACAGTATTGAATGTAGGCACTCTCTATGGTTCTCAAGTTTACGTCACCACAGGACAAGGTGAGGCAGGGTTTGATTATGAGATGGCCAGTCGCTTTGCTGACTACCTAGACTTAAATTTAGCGATGAAGCCCTACTCCAATATCAAAGATCTTTATCTTGCTTTAGGTAAAGGAGAGATTGACTTTATCGCTGCAGGACTTGCCGACACCCCCACTCGCAGAGAAAAGTTCAGGCTTGGCCCTCCTCTATATAGGGTCAACCAAGTGCTGGTTTATAAACAGGGTTCGCCGCAACCTAAGGACATTTCACAACTCGAAGATGATATTACAGTGATCACTGACTCCTCATTTGTTGAAACCCTGTCTCAGCTACAAAAAATGTACCCTGAACTCGTGTGGGAGCAAGAGAAAGATAAAGACAGCGAGGAGCTTTTGGCCATGATAGCCAGAGGAGAGATCACCTATACCATCGCCGACTCAACCACTTTTGAGATAAGCCGACGCTATATGCCTGAACTTAGAGCCGGTTTAACCCTAAAAGAAAAACAAGCCATTGTCTGGCTGCTACCGGCACAGAACAGCGATAAGTTGATGAGCGAACTACTCAACTTCTGGCATCAAGAGAAACTTAATGGGACCTTAGCCCACCTTGATGAAAAATATTTTGCCCACGTAAAACGTTTTGATTATGTGGATACCCGCGCATTTCTTAGGGCCATTGACAATAAGCTTCCGAGGTACAAGGAACGGTTTCAACATTATGCAGGCGATCTAGATTGGAGAAAATTAGCAGCCACCGCCTACCAAGAATCACATTGGAATCCCAATGCGCGTTCCCCTACAGGCGTTAGAGGCCTAATGATGTTAACATTGCCAACAGCAAAACAGATGGGAATAGAGAATCGTCTCGATGCAGAGCAAAGCATTAAAGGAGGGGCGAAGTACCTTATTAATATCCTCAATCGATTGCCTGAATCAATCCCAGATAATGAGCGAATGTGGTTTGCGTTAGCCTCCTATAATATCGGTTATGGCCATGTAGAAGATGCTCGTAAGCTAGCAGAATCTATGGGATTAAATCCAAGTGCATGGCGAGATTTGAAAGAAGTACTACCTTTACTACAAAAACGAAAATATTATAAGCAAACACGCTACGGTTATGCCCGTGGCAACGAAGCTGTACATTATGTTGATAACATCAGACGTTATTACGATACCTTGGTCTGGATAGATAATCAGAACAAGATAATGGAAGATGAGCAAGCCTTAAGAGAGGAATCTCAACTTGCCGAGCAGTTAGGGCAAGAAGTCAATGAGTTATCCGGTGCACAGCCACAATAA
- the purL gene encoding phosphoribosylformylglycinamidine synthase — protein sequence MEIIRGAPALSAFRVQKLMEAFDNELLPISGIYAEYIHLADLSEPLDKSEAEQLAKLLTYGPAIEAHEPQGSLYFVTPRPGTISPWSSKATDIAHNCGLNKISRLERGVAYYVESDALSSEQQKTLNTLIHDRMVEVMLTSFDKADILFAHTQPKAVASVNVLVEGRSALEKANNDLGLALADDEIDYLVENFIKLGRDPNDVELMMFAQANSEHCRHKIFNADWTIDGVVQPKSLFKMIKNTFEKTPDGVLSAYKDNAAVMEGYEAGRFFPEDNGVYAYHTEPMHILMKVETHNHPTAISPYPGAATGSGGEIRDEGATGRGSKPKAGLTGFSVSNLKIPGFVQPWEADYGKPERIVTALAIMTEGPLGGAAFNNEFGRPALLGYFRTYEQEVCSHNGVEVRGYHKPIMLAGGLGNIRGEHVQKGEITVGAKLIVLGGPAMNIGLGGGAASSMASGESSEDLDFASVQRENPEMERRCQEVIDRCWQMGDRNPIQFIHDVGAGGLSNAFPELVNDGGRGANFELRNVPSDEIGMSPLEIWCNESQERYVMSVAPENLDVFAAICERERAPFSVVGIATEARHLTLSDEHFGDKPIDMPLEVLLGKAPKMSRNAVTVKAVSPKLDQAKIEIKEAAHRLLRLPTVAEKTFLITIGDRSVTGLVNRDQMVGPWQVPVADCAVTAASYDAYTGEAMSLGERTPLALLDFGASARMAVAESIMNIAGADIGSFKRVKLSANWMSAAGHPGEDAGLYAAVKAIGEELCPELDLTIPVGKDSMSMKTAWEDKGVAKSVTSPMSLVITAFGAVQDIRNTVTPELRTDKGDTELLLVDLSAGHNRLGGSCLAQVYGELGDTTPDLEDANLLRGFFEVMQPLVRERSVIAYHDRSDGGLFTTLVEMAFAGHTGLSIDLCSISGSDIERLYNEELGGVLQVSRAQSEAIQAKFVAAGVACHVIGTLTPEDKITICDGERELFAESRTALRTIWAETTHQMQLLRDNPQCANEEFELKQDVNDLGLTVDLKFDPRVDVAAPYILKGVAPKMAILREQGVNSHLEMAAAFNRAGFESIDVHMSDILSGRITLEGFQGLAACGGFSYGDVLGAGEGWAKSILFNGRAREQFSQFFERDDSLTLGVCNGCQMLSTLKDIIPGTEHWPRFVRNRSERFEARFSLVEVQKSPSIFLQGMEGSRMPIAVSHGEGRAEFVSPRALAAAEASGTIALRYVNGNGEIATQYPQNPNGSPNGLSGLSSVDGRVTIMMPHPERVFRTVANSWHPDGWGEDSPWMRMFRNARVELG from the coding sequence ATGGAGATCATCCGCGGAGCCCCTGCTTTATCAGCGTTTAGAGTTCAAAAATTAATGGAAGCTTTTGACAATGAATTACTTCCTATTAGCGGTATTTATGCTGAATATATCCATTTAGCCGATTTGTCTGAACCTCTTGATAAGAGTGAAGCTGAACAACTCGCCAAACTCCTCACCTATGGTCCAGCTATCGAAGCGCATGAACCACAAGGTTCACTCTATTTTGTGACTCCACGTCCTGGCACTATTTCACCTTGGTCATCTAAGGCAACGGATATTGCTCATAACTGTGGTCTTAACAAAATAAGCCGCCTAGAGCGTGGTGTTGCTTATTACGTTGAGTCGGATGCGCTCAGCAGTGAACAACAAAAAACACTCAATACTTTGATTCATGACCGTATGGTCGAAGTGATGCTGACGAGTTTTGATAAGGCCGACATTCTTTTTGCACATACGCAGCCTAAAGCAGTCGCTAGCGTCAATGTGCTAGTCGAAGGGCGTAGTGCGCTGGAGAAAGCCAATAACGATTTAGGATTGGCACTGGCTGATGATGAGATAGATTATCTGGTTGAGAATTTTATTAAGCTAGGCCGGGATCCTAATGACGTAGAGTTGATGATGTTTGCTCAAGCGAACTCAGAGCATTGCCGTCATAAGATATTTAATGCGGATTGGACGATTGATGGGGTAGTTCAGCCAAAATCTTTATTCAAGATGATCAAAAATACCTTTGAGAAGACGCCTGATGGTGTCTTGTCTGCATATAAAGATAATGCCGCGGTAATGGAAGGCTATGAAGCTGGCCGTTTCTTCCCTGAAGATAATGGTGTTTATGCTTATCACACCGAGCCAATGCATATCTTGATGAAAGTGGAGACCCATAACCACCCAACGGCGATTAGTCCATATCCGGGCGCAGCAACAGGTTCTGGCGGAGAGATCCGTGATGAAGGTGCGACGGGACGTGGATCTAAGCCTAAAGCAGGCTTAACCGGTTTTAGTGTTTCAAACTTAAAAATTCCTGGATTTGTGCAACCTTGGGAAGCCGATTATGGTAAACCTGAGCGTATCGTAACCGCACTGGCTATCATGACCGAAGGCCCATTGGGCGGCGCGGCGTTTAACAACGAGTTTGGTCGTCCAGCGCTACTCGGTTATTTCCGTACTTATGAGCAGGAAGTGTGTAGCCATAATGGCGTGGAAGTCCGTGGTTACCATAAGCCGATTATGCTTGCTGGTGGTCTAGGTAATATCCGTGGTGAACATGTTCAGAAAGGCGAGATCACTGTTGGTGCGAAATTAATCGTATTGGGTGGTCCTGCAATGAATATAGGCCTAGGCGGCGGTGCTGCTTCCTCAATGGCGTCTGGTGAATCGAGTGAAGATCTCGATTTCGCTTCCGTGCAACGTGAAAATCCTGAGATGGAGCGTCGCTGTCAGGAAGTGATCGATCGCTGTTGGCAGATGGGTGACAGAAACCCAATACAATTTATTCATGATGTCGGAGCTGGCGGTCTATCAAATGCCTTCCCTGAGCTGGTTAACGATGGTGGCCGTGGTGCTAACTTTGAATTGAGAAATGTACCTTCAGACGAGATCGGCATGAGTCCTCTTGAGATATGGTGTAATGAATCTCAAGAACGTTATGTTATGTCGGTTGCCCCTGAAAACCTTGACGTATTTGCCGCCATTTGTGAGCGAGAACGTGCGCCTTTCTCCGTTGTCGGTATTGCAACTGAAGCGCGTCATCTAACCTTAAGTGATGAGCATTTTGGTGATAAGCCAATCGATATGCCTTTAGAGGTTTTGTTAGGTAAAGCACCTAAGATGAGCCGAAACGCCGTAACCGTTAAAGCGGTTTCCCCTAAATTAGACCAAGCTAAAATTGAGATAAAAGAAGCTGCTCATCGTCTACTGCGTTTGCCCACCGTTGCTGAGAAAACGTTCCTTATCACCATTGGTGATAGAAGTGTAACGGGTCTTGTTAATCGTGATCAGATGGTGGGTCCTTGGCAAGTCCCAGTTGCTGATTGTGCAGTAACGGCTGCGAGTTATGACGCTTACACTGGCGAAGCTATGTCACTGGGTGAGCGTACACCGCTGGCATTATTAGATTTTGGCGCATCGGCTCGTATGGCGGTAGCTGAATCTATCATGAACATTGCAGGTGCAGACATAGGTTCATTCAAGCGCGTTAAGCTCTCCGCAAACTGGATGTCAGCAGCAGGTCATCCTGGTGAAGATGCTGGTCTTTATGCTGCGGTTAAAGCGATTGGTGAAGAGCTGTGTCCTGAACTGGATCTCACTATTCCAGTGGGTAAAGACTCGATGTCGATGAAGACAGCTTGGGAAGACAAGGGAGTAGCAAAATCAGTGACTTCACCTATGTCCCTGGTGATTACCGCATTTGGTGCAGTACAAGACATTCGCAATACCGTGACACCTGAGCTGCGCACCGATAAAGGTGACACTGAGCTTTTGCTTGTGGATTTAAGCGCAGGTCATAACCGCCTTGGTGGTTCATGTCTGGCTCAAGTATACGGTGAGCTCGGTGATACAACGCCAGATCTTGAAGATGCTAATTTATTGCGTGGCTTCTTTGAAGTGATGCAGCCGCTTGTTCGTGAACGTTCAGTGATTGCTTATCATGATCGCAGCGACGGTGGCTTATTTACTACCTTAGTTGAGATGGCTTTTGCGGGTCACACGGGACTGTCTATTGATCTCTGTTCTATCTCAGGTAGTGATATAGAGCGTTTATATAACGAAGAGCTTGGTGGTGTATTGCAGGTGAGTCGTGCGCAAAGTGAGGCGATTCAAGCTAAGTTTGTCGCTGCCGGCGTTGCTTGTCATGTTATTGGTACGCTGACGCCAGAAGACAAAATCACTATTTGTGATGGCGAGCGTGAGTTGTTTGCTGAATCTCGAACAGCACTGAGAACCATCTGGGCTGAAACGACGCACCAGATGCAGTTATTGCGTGATAATCCGCAATGCGCTAACGAAGAGTTTGAACTGAAACAAGATGTGAACGATCTTGGCTTAACCGTTGATCTTAAGTTTGATCCGAGGGTAGACGTGGCAGCACCTTATATTTTAAAAGGTGTCGCGCCTAAAATGGCAATCTTGCGTGAGCAAGGGGTTAACTCACACTTAGAGATGGCTGCAGCGTTTAATCGTGCAGGCTTTGAAAGTATCGATGTTCACATGAGTGATATTCTCAGTGGACGTATTACGTTAGAGGGATTCCAGGGCTTAGCAGCTTGTGGTGGTTTCTCTTATGGTGACGTATTGGGTGCTGGTGAAGGTTGGGCTAAATCAATTTTGTTTAACGGTCGTGCTCGTGAACAGTTTAGTCAGTTCTTTGAGCGAGACGATAGTTTAACGCTAGGTGTTTGTAATGGCTGTCAGATGCTATCGACCCTAAAAGATATTATTCCAGGCACTGAACATTGGCCTAGGTTTGTACGTAACCGATCTGAACGTTTCGAAGCACGTTTTAGCTTAGTTGAAGTTCAGAAGAGTCCCTCTATTTTCTTACAGGGAATGGAAGGTTCGCGTATGCCTATCGCCGTATCTCACGGTGAAGGTCGTGCTGAGTTTGTCTCACCTCGAGCATTAGCAGCAGCTGAAGCATCTGGCACCATCGCATTGAGATATGTTAATGGCAACGGAGAGATAGCGACTCAGTATCCGCAAAACCCTAATGGTTCGCCTAATGGGCTTTCTGGGCTGTCGAGTGTTGATGGTCGAGTGACGATTATGATGCCACATCCTGAACGTGTGTTTAGAACGGTTGCCAACTCATGGCATCCTGATGGCTGGGGTGAGGATAGCCCTTGGATGAGAATGTTCAGAAATGCACGTGTTGAGCTAGGTTGA